Proteins from a genomic interval of Desulfofustis limnaeus:
- a CDS encoding ABC transporter ATP-binding protein yields the protein MAEQIAISVNRVEKNYKLYRKPSFRVFEAFYPGKKKFHVPFKALDDISFSVKKGEFIGIIGKNGSGKSTLLQLICGIILPTKGKISVHGKISALLELGAGFNPEFTGRQNVYLNATILGFKKEEIDKKFEAIVSFADIGDFIDRPIKMYSSGMVVRLAFAVQANVEPDILIVDEALSVGDSYFQAKCTKLMSQLIENGVTILYVTHDITSVPLLCDRAIYLEQGRIKAIGPAIEVVDRYLRDVRNDQYRVDQAEKLISGSSHKTEQASPSDTGVGQLPISLGEKPGRAAYHVPAVDRMALFAERVRNYRYGTGGARVLYLELINEQGEPSDMFGFREKVIIRAHIEVLKDLDALNCCVIIRNKQGVEIMHCTTREYGYRFETIQKGAKVIVDIIFENILKPGDAYSVHYTVNNTYSLENQEILDLIELAAVFNVKPDSNHPIYYLVWHPFTFSHRVME from the coding sequence ATGGCAGAACAAATCGCAATATCGGTAAACAGGGTCGAAAAAAACTACAAGCTTTACAGAAAACCTTCTTTCCGGGTTTTTGAGGCGTTTTATCCCGGGAAAAAGAAATTTCATGTCCCTTTCAAGGCCCTCGATGATATTTCCTTTTCCGTGAAAAAAGGCGAGTTCATCGGTATCATCGGAAAAAACGGCAGTGGCAAATCAACGCTCCTGCAGCTCATCTGCGGCATTATTCTACCAACGAAAGGGAAGATTTCAGTTCACGGCAAGATTTCAGCGCTATTGGAACTGGGAGCAGGGTTCAATCCGGAGTTTACCGGACGTCAGAATGTGTACCTCAATGCCACGATACTTGGTTTCAAAAAGGAAGAAATAGATAAAAAATTTGAAGCGATAGTGTCATTTGCCGATATCGGCGATTTTATCGATCGACCGATTAAAATGTATAGCAGCGGTATGGTTGTCAGGCTCGCATTCGCTGTCCAGGCAAATGTAGAACCCGATATTTTGATAGTCGACGAGGCGCTGTCTGTCGGGGACTCCTATTTTCAGGCAAAATGTACCAAATTGATGAGTCAGCTGATAGAGAATGGTGTAACGATTCTCTATGTGACCCATGATATAACCTCGGTTCCGCTCTTGTGTGACAGGGCGATTTATCTCGAGCAAGGAAGAATCAAAGCCATTGGCCCGGCTATCGAAGTCGTCGACCGTTATCTTCGTGATGTTCGTAATGATCAATATCGAGTGGATCAGGCCGAAAAACTGATTTCTGGTTCTTCACACAAGACTGAGCAAGCATCTCCTTCTGATACAGGAGTTGGCCAGTTGCCTATCTCTCTTGGTGAAAAACCCGGACGAGCAGCATATCATGTGCCTGCCGTTGACCGAATGGCATTGTTCGCGGAACGGGTCAGAAACTATCGATATGGAACCGGCGGTGCACGTGTCCTCTATCTTGAGTTGATCAATGAGCAGGGCGAACCATCCGATATGTTCGGGTTTCGGGAGAAGGTGATTATTCGTGCGCATATTGAGGTATTGAAAGATCTCGACGCGTTAAACTGCTGCGTCATCATCAGAAACAAACAGGGCGTCGAGATAATGCACTGTACAACCCGCGAATATGGATACCGATTTGAGACGATCCAGAAAGGAGCGAAGGTCATAGTCGATATCATTTTTGAAAATATCCTCAAGCCAGGTGACGCGTATTCTGTGCATTATACAGTCAATAATACTTACAGTCTGGAGAACCAGGAAATTCTTGATTTGATTGAACTGGCTGCCGTTTTCAATGTAAAACCCGATTCAAATCACCCCATTTACTACCTTGTCTGGCACCCCTTTACCTTTTCCCATCGGGTTATGGAATGA
- a CDS encoding glycosyltransferase family 4 protein, with product MNRSSILFVTREIVPFFYGGIGTQFQSMASLLVNHGYQVTFLAQRHDSYNPDVFSVYYPKCSIVFVDLPSESSFVPYSPSGGLVSHERLAYSAEVRRVFDRYYDSHGPCSIVGADFGAELFQCLLSKQAGAYAGSSFFIFVEGSTYDAIKTYESGTSSEVSSELDDPQNRLTCAMEDACVHLADRVIFPTRITREETQGRLGIPLENTVIPNIVGPGFLHLSSEKVYRQQTGTMLFVGRLDFHKGADTLLQAFLRRFADTAEENIPFLRMVGRDTFCKSYGRSFLDHWLPRIPEHLLGHIEFTGQVDPRQVGRYLCEATLCVFPSRWEVFGIVCLEAMASGCPVAVTKATGLAEVVGEAFPELLIDFPAEGDKVFDLFQNLVSMDEARYENLCLAMSERAEVMVAKGNDLLLQLFDKPIPSPDTASADGNTIRFLQECLLAVTDITSTIANDFNRVTNHYGIDDDTLKRLLSPVFPGPEKSWPKPASLNERLVEFLKKRVSKFLS from the coding sequence ATGAATAGATCCTCTATTCTTTTCGTCACCAGAGAAATAGTCCCCTTTTTTTACGGAGGAATCGGTACGCAGTTTCAATCTATGGCCTCCTTGCTGGTGAACCACGGCTATCAGGTTACTTTTCTTGCGCAAAGACACGATTCGTATAATCCTGATGTGTTCTCGGTGTACTATCCGAAGTGTTCAATAGTGTTTGTGGATCTTCCCTCTGAATCGTCCTTTGTACCTTATTCCCCTTCCGGCGGCCTGGTGTCTCATGAACGGCTGGCTTATTCTGCGGAGGTCCGGAGAGTCTTTGATCGCTATTATGATTCCCACGGACCGTGCTCTATAGTCGGCGCTGATTTTGGAGCCGAATTGTTCCAATGCTTATTGAGCAAGCAGGCGGGTGCCTACGCTGGTTCGTCATTCTTTATTTTTGTCGAAGGCTCCACCTACGATGCCATCAAAACGTATGAGTCCGGAACGTCTTCTGAGGTTTCCAGTGAGTTGGATGATCCTCAGAACAGATTGACCTGTGCCATGGAAGATGCCTGCGTCCACCTTGCCGATAGAGTGATATTCCCCACACGGATAACAAGGGAAGAAACGCAGGGGCGACTTGGGATTCCTCTGGAGAATACCGTTATCCCCAATATTGTCGGGCCCGGCTTCTTGCATCTGAGCAGCGAAAAGGTTTATCGACAGCAGACCGGAACAATGCTTTTCGTCGGCAGATTGGATTTTCATAAAGGTGCTGATACCCTGTTGCAGGCATTCTTGAGACGGTTTGCGGATACGGCAGAAGAAAATATCCCGTTTCTGCGGATGGTCGGACGGGATACGTTCTGCAAAAGTTATGGGAGGTCATTTCTGGATCACTGGTTGCCCAGGATTCCTGAGCATCTGCTCGGCCACATCGAATTTACCGGCCAGGTCGACCCGCGCCAGGTTGGCCGATATCTCTGTGAGGCGACGTTGTGCGTATTTCCTTCTCGCTGGGAGGTTTTTGGTATCGTCTGCCTGGAGGCCATGGCCAGTGGCTGCCCGGTTGCGGTCACAAAAGCAACGGGCCTTGCAGAAGTGGTGGGCGAAGCATTTCCAGAACTTCTCATCGATTTTCCCGCTGAAGGCGACAAGGTTTTCGATTTGTTTCAAAATCTTGTGAGCATGGACGAGGCAAGGTACGAAAATTTGTGCCTCGCCATGTCGGAACGTGCCGAGGTTATGGTAGCCAAAGGCAATGATTTGTTATTGCAATTATTCGACAAGCCGATTCCTTCACCTGATACCGCTTCTGCAGATGGAAACACAATCAGATTTTTGCAAGAATGCTTGCTTGCCGTTACCGACATAACCTCGACCATTGCCAACGATTTTAACAGGGTGACCAATCATTACGGTATTGATGATGACACGCTGAAAAGGTTACTCTCGCCAGTTTTTCCGGGGCCTGAAAAGAGTTGGCCTAAACCGGCCTCTTTGAACGAAAGGCTTGTCGAATTCCTGAAAAAACGGGTTTCAAAATTTCTATCTTGA